From Erwinia sp. HDF1-3R, one genomic window encodes:
- a CDS encoding SmdA family multidrug ABC transporter permease/ATP-binding protein: MRLFKQLSWYFIREWRRYLGAVFLLIIIALLQLLPPKIVGIIVDGATAHRMHASGIIMWVGVMLLTAVVVYLLRYVWRVLLFGASYQLAVELRQDFYRQLSRQPPEFYLRHRTGDLIARATNDVDRVVFAAGEGVLTLVDSLVMGMAVLIVMSTQISWQLTLLALLPMPVMAVVIKRYGDQLHQRFKAAQAAFSSLNDQTQQSLTSIRMIKAFGLEDNQSGQFAAAARDTGQKNLRVARVDARFDPTIYIAIGMSNLLTFVGGSWLVWHEQLTLGQLTSFVMYLGLMIWPMLALAWMFNIVERGSAAWSRIRSLLAEMPGVEDGTKVPPTDRGQLQIAVREFSYPGANRPSLKHINVSLKPGQMLGLCGPTGAGKSTLLSLIQRHFDIAQGDIRFHGIPLTQLRLDSWRSRLAVVSQTPFLFSDSVANNIALGRPGASQSDIEQAAKLAYVHEDILRLPQGYSTEVGERGVMLSGGQKQRISIARALLLNAEILILDDALSAVDGRTEHQILQNLRRWGEGRTIIIAAHRLSALSEANEILVMQKGTVAQRGQHEALAATPGWYQEMYRYQQLEAALDEDETVKETGNE, from the coding sequence GTGCGATTGTTTAAGCAATTAAGCTGGTATTTTATTCGTGAATGGCGGCGCTATTTGGGCGCGGTGTTCCTGCTAATCATCATTGCTCTGCTGCAACTGCTGCCGCCCAAAATCGTCGGTATCATTGTTGATGGTGCCACAGCGCATCGGATGCATGCTTCTGGAATTATCATGTGGGTTGGCGTGATGCTGCTCACCGCTGTGGTGGTATATCTTCTCCGCTACGTCTGGCGCGTACTGCTGTTTGGCGCTTCCTATCAGCTTGCAGTGGAGCTTCGGCAGGATTTCTACCGTCAGCTCAGCCGTCAGCCGCCAGAATTTTACTTGCGACACCGTACCGGCGATCTGATTGCCCGCGCGACCAATGACGTTGACCGGGTGGTATTTGCGGCTGGCGAAGGCGTGCTGACGCTGGTTGATTCGCTGGTAATGGGCATGGCGGTGCTGATTGTCATGAGTACCCAAATTAGCTGGCAGCTTACGCTGCTGGCACTTCTGCCCATGCCAGTGATGGCGGTGGTGATTAAGCGCTACGGTGACCAACTGCATCAGCGATTTAAGGCGGCGCAGGCGGCATTCTCTTCCCTTAACGACCAGACGCAGCAGAGCCTGACCAGTATTCGTATGATTAAGGCGTTCGGACTGGAAGACAACCAGTCCGGGCAGTTTGCCGCGGCCGCGCGTGATACCGGGCAAAAAAATCTGCGTGTCGCCCGCGTGGATGCCCGCTTTGATCCCACCATCTATATTGCCATTGGCATGTCGAATTTGTTGACGTTCGTCGGAGGCAGCTGGCTGGTCTGGCATGAACAGCTGACGCTGGGGCAATTAACCAGCTTTGTGATGTATCTTGGCCTAATGATCTGGCCAATGCTAGCCCTGGCGTGGATGTTCAACATCGTCGAGCGCGGAAGCGCGGCGTGGAGCCGTATACGCTCCCTGCTGGCAGAGATGCCGGGCGTTGAGGATGGCACCAAAGTTCCCCCGACGGATCGCGGTCAGTTGCAGATCGCCGTGCGGGAATTTAGCTATCCCGGTGCAAATCGCCCCTCGCTAAAACATATTAACGTCAGCCTGAAACCGGGCCAGATGTTAGGGCTGTGTGGCCCAACCGGCGCCGGGAAAAGCACCTTGCTCAGTCTTATCCAGCGACATTTCGATATTGCGCAGGGCGATATTCGCTTTCATGGCATTCCACTGACGCAGCTGCGGCTGGATAGCTGGCGCAGCCGATTAGCCGTGGTCAGCCAGACGCCGTTTCTCTTCTCTGATTCGGTCGCCAACAATATCGCGCTGGGCAGGCCGGGTGCCAGTCAGAGCGACATTGAGCAGGCGGCGAAGCTGGCCTACGTTCATGAGGATATTCTTCGCCTGCCCCAGGGCTATTCCACGGAGGTCGGTGAGCGTGGCGTTATGCTTTCCGGTGGTCAGAAGCAGCGTATTTCCATTGCCCGGGCGCTGCTGCTGAATGCTGAAATCCTGATACTGGACGATGCGCTTAGCGCAGTGGATGGCCGCACCGAACATCAGATATTGCAAAACCTGCGGCGCTGGGGTGAGGGGAGAACCATTATCATCGCTGCCCATCGCCTTTCTGCACTCAGCGAGGCAAATGAAATACTGGTTATGCAGAAGGGAACGGTCGCCCAGCGTGGACAGCATGAGGCGCTGGCCGCAACGCCGGGATGGTATCAGGAGATGTACCGCTATCAGCAGCTTGAAGCAGCGCTTGATGAAGATGAGACCGTGAAGGAAACAGGCAATGAATAA
- a CDS encoding Lrp/AsnC family transcriptional regulator: MPDSALDKKDFLLLSLLQQDCTLSLQALADAVHLTTTPCWKRLKRLEDEGYIRGRVALLDADKLALSLTAFMLIKTQQHSSSWYQQFVEVVKAMPEVMGCYRMAGEYDYLLRVQVADMKTYDAFYKRLVNGVPGLLDVTSSFAMEEIKYTTALPLS, encoded by the coding sequence ATGCCTGATTCAGCGCTGGATAAGAAGGATTTTTTGCTCCTTTCACTGCTTCAACAGGATTGTACGCTCTCATTGCAGGCGCTGGCGGATGCCGTACACCTGACCACCACACCCTGCTGGAAGCGCTTGAAACGCCTGGAGGATGAAGGCTATATTCGCGGACGGGTAGCGCTGCTTGATGCGGATAAGCTGGCACTGTCATTAACCGCCTTTATGCTGATTAAAACGCAGCAGCACAGCAGCAGCTGGTACCAACAATTCGTTGAGGTTGTGAAGGCGATGCCGGAAGTGATGGGCTGCTACCGTATGGCGGGCGAATATGACTACCTGCTGCGGGTCCAGGTCGCCGATATGAAAACCTATGACGCTTTTTATAAACGTTTGGTGAACGGTGTTCCAGGTTTACTTGATGTGACTTCGAGCTTTGCCATGGAAGAGATAAAATACACCACGGCACTTCCGCTAAGCTGA